A single window of Halobacterium jilantaiense DNA harbors:
- a CDS encoding zinc-binding dehydrogenase — translation MDAVTFDGHGDTEVIGYDEVPDPEVGRDEVLVDVKAGALNHLDVWTRRGMPGLDLEMPHVPGSDGAGVVTEVGAAVTRFSAGDRVALSAGVSCGDCEFCRNGEYPLCASFHVIGEHVPGVHSEYAAIPADNLVPVPDHVDWETAAAAPLVFQTAWRMLNTRADVSPGESVLVLGASGGVGHAAVQIADHAGAEVYATASTEEKLRYAEELGADHVVNYEEADFADEIRAETGKRGVDVVVDHVGEATWDDSLQSLAKGGRLVTCGATTGGRPETHVQRVFWNQLDILGSTMATPGEVDDALEHVWDGTFDVRIRDVLPMSESARAHELLENREGFGKVVVRPDSELD, via the coding sequence ATGGACGCTGTCACGTTCGACGGCCACGGCGACACCGAGGTCATCGGCTACGACGAGGTCCCGGACCCCGAGGTCGGGCGGGACGAGGTACTGGTGGACGTGAAGGCGGGCGCGCTCAACCACCTCGACGTGTGGACGCGCCGCGGGATGCCCGGCCTCGACCTGGAGATGCCCCACGTGCCGGGCAGCGACGGCGCGGGCGTCGTCACCGAGGTCGGCGCGGCCGTCACGCGTTTCTCGGCGGGCGACCGCGTCGCGCTCTCTGCAGGCGTCTCGTGTGGGGACTGTGAGTTCTGTCGGAACGGCGAGTACCCGCTGTGTGCGTCCTTCCACGTCATCGGCGAGCACGTGCCGGGCGTCCACAGCGAGTACGCCGCGATTCCGGCGGACAACCTCGTCCCGGTGCCCGACCACGTCGACTGGGAGACGGCGGCGGCCGCACCGCTGGTGTTCCAGACGGCGTGGCGGATGCTGAACACCCGAGCGGACGTCTCGCCCGGCGAGTCAGTGCTCGTCTTGGGGGCGAGCGGCGGCGTCGGCCACGCGGCCGTCCAGATTGCCGACCACGCCGGCGCGGAGGTGTACGCGACGGCGAGCACCGAGGAGAAACTCCGGTACGCCGAGGAACTCGGTGCCGATCACGTCGTGAACTACGAGGAAGCGGACTTCGCCGACGAGATTCGCGCGGAGACCGGCAAGCGCGGCGTCGACGTGGTCGTCGACCACGTCGGCGAGGCGACCTGGGACGACTCCCTGCAGTCGCTGGCGAAGGGGGGCCGGCTCGTCACCTGCGGCGCGACCACCGGTGGCCGGCCCGAGACTCACGTCCAGCGCGTGTTCTGGAATCAACTGGACATCCTCGGGTCGACGATGGCGACCCCGGGCGAAGTGGACGACGCCCTCGAACACGTCTGGGACGGCACCTTCGACGTCCGAATCCGGGACGTGTTGCCGATGAGCGAGTCGGCGCGCGCCCACGAACTGCTGGAGAACCGGGAGGGCTTTGGGAAGGTAGTCGTTAGACCCGACAGCGAACTCGACTGA
- a CDS encoding MogA/MoaB family molybdenum cofactor biosynthesis protein yields MVDFQSRDTRRSSDEDDEPPDAPDEAESADDSHDEEDTHHDDEETHTDHDHHDHDAAAVGAAVLTVSSTRSLDDDPGGDAIVDALEADGHEVVTRELVTDSYDRVQGALDNLLGRNDVDVVVTTGGTGVTPDDVTVDAARPLFDRELPGFGELFRRLSFEDIGTKVVGSRATAGVVEGTLVFCLPGSERATRLGTEDVILPELPHLVGLANR; encoded by the coding sequence ATGGTCGACTTCCAGTCGAGGGACACGCGCCGCAGCAGCGACGAGGACGACGAACCGCCCGACGCGCCCGACGAAGCCGAATCGGCGGACGACAGTCACGACGAGGAGGACACACACCACGACGACGAGGAGACGCACACCGACCACGACCACCACGACCACGACGCCGCCGCCGTCGGCGCGGCGGTGCTGACGGTGTCCTCGACCCGGTCGCTCGACGACGACCCCGGTGGGGACGCAATCGTCGACGCGCTCGAAGCCGACGGCCACGAGGTCGTCACCCGGGAACTCGTCACGGACAGCTACGACCGCGTGCAGGGCGCTCTCGACAACCTCCTCGGACGGAACGACGTCGATGTCGTCGTCACCACCGGTGGGACGGGCGTCACCCCCGACGACGTCACTGTGGACGCCGCGCGGCCGCTGTTCGACCGCGAGCTACCGGGGTTCGGCGAACTGTTCCGCCGGCTCTCCTTCGAGGACATCGGGACGAAGGTCGTCGGGTCGCGGGCGACCGCCGGCGTCGTCGAGGGGACGCTCGTCTTCTGTCTGCCGGGCAGCGAGCGCGCCACGCGGCTCGGCACCGAGGACGTCATCCTCCCCGAACTCCCGCACCTCGTCGGGCTGGCGAACCGCTGA
- a CDS encoding 5-formyltetrahydrofolate cyclo-ligase, which translates to MDKQALRERVWDDLEASGVARFPFPPHGRIPNFAGASEAADRLTGTEAWRQADTVKANPDAPQLPVRRAALRAGKTLYAAVPRLRDEDCFLRIDPATVDDVDAATTVSGIGEYGEPVGPEAVEPIDLVVSGSVAVTERGERVGKGEGYSDLEFALLRAFDRVDDDTTTVTTVHERQVVDDAVPAGDHDVPMDLVVTPERTVDTEYEGGKPTGIDWNALGEDRIAEIPVLGRLRE; encoded by the coding sequence ATGGACAAGCAGGCGCTCCGCGAGCGCGTCTGGGACGACCTCGAAGCGAGCGGTGTCGCCCGGTTCCCGTTCCCGCCGCACGGCCGCATCCCCAACTTCGCGGGAGCGAGTGAGGCCGCCGACCGGCTCACCGGCACCGAGGCGTGGCGGCAGGCGGACACCGTCAAGGCGAACCCCGACGCCCCCCAGCTCCCCGTTCGACGCGCGGCGCTGCGCGCCGGGAAGACCCTCTACGCCGCCGTCCCGCGGCTCCGCGACGAGGACTGTTTCCTCCGCATCGACCCGGCGACCGTCGACGACGTCGACGCGGCGACGACCGTCTCCGGCATCGGGGAGTACGGCGAGCCCGTCGGCCCCGAGGCGGTCGAGCCGATCGACCTCGTGGTCTCGGGGAGCGTCGCCGTCACCGAGCGCGGCGAGCGCGTCGGGAAGGGCGAGGGGTACAGCGACCTGGAGTTCGCGCTCCTCCGGGCGTTCGACCGCGTCGACGACGACACGACCACCGTCACCACCGTCCACGAGCGACAGGTCGTCGACGACGCCGTCCCGGCCGGCGACCACGACGTGCCGATGGACCTCGTGGTCACGCCCGAGCGCACCGTCGACACCGAGTACGAGGGCGGCAAACCCACCGGCATCGACTGGAACGCGCTCGGCGAGGACCGCATCGCGGAGATTCCGGTGCTCGGGCGGCTCCGGGAGTAG
- a CDS encoding cupin domain-containing protein, with protein sequence MALDRYPDVDPDEGEVVTEELFVSEDALVKAFALGPGAAVDPHEHADQTNAFHVLSGEVVVVQGDDEEAVTAPGVVVHERGVPHGARNDSDAAAVFTATMAPMG encoded by the coding sequence ATGGCACTCGACCGCTATCCTGACGTCGACCCCGACGAGGGCGAGGTCGTCACCGAGGAACTGTTCGTCAGCGAGGACGCGCTCGTGAAGGCGTTCGCGCTCGGTCCCGGCGCAGCAGTCGACCCCCACGAGCACGCCGACCAGACGAACGCCTTCCACGTGCTCTCGGGCGAAGTGGTCGTCGTGCAGGGCGACGACGAGGAGGCCGTGACGGCACCGGGCGTGGTCGTCCACGAGCGCGGCGTCCCGCACGGTGCCCGCAACGACTCGGACGCCGCGGCGGTGTTCACGGCGACGATGGCTCCGATGGGGTGA